A single genomic interval of Candidatus Sulfotelmatobacter sp. harbors:
- a CDS encoding FAD-binding oxidoreductase gives MTIADEKFFHAEITKRVDFAPDLWMVRIRSGGEFKFIPGQYATLGVEANGKRVERPYSIVSSPAEEEIEFFFELVPEGALTPLLHKLQPGDRLLMRRVPKGRFTLDMQNVRTNHLLISTVTGVAPFVSFVRTLSKEWKEGRFDGNHKLFLLNGASRPWEFGYLDELNQFDRELPWFKYVPTVSRPWDHADWSGEIGRADDILRKYADHWELEPSNTLAYICGHPEMIEHSKAILKRRGFTDRGHVREEVYWVPAHK, from the coding sequence ATGACTATTGCCGACGAAAAATTCTTCCATGCGGAGATTACCAAGCGCGTGGACTTCGCTCCGGACCTCTGGATGGTCCGCATTCGCAGCGGAGGCGAGTTCAAATTCATCCCCGGTCAGTACGCCACGCTCGGAGTCGAGGCGAATGGCAAGCGCGTCGAGCGGCCGTACTCGATCGTGTCCTCGCCGGCGGAAGAGGAGATTGAATTCTTTTTCGAACTTGTGCCCGAAGGCGCGCTGACTCCTCTGCTGCACAAGCTTCAACCCGGCGATCGCTTGCTCATGCGCAGGGTGCCGAAGGGAAGGTTCACGCTCGACATGCAGAACGTCCGCACGAACCATCTGCTGATCTCAACCGTCACCGGCGTGGCTCCATTTGTCAGCTTCGTGCGCACGCTCTCCAAAGAGTGGAAAGAAGGACGATTCGACGGCAATCACAAACTTTTTCTGCTGAATGGCGCAAGCCGTCCGTGGGAATTTGGATATCTCGACGAACTCAACCAATTCGACCGTGAATTGCCGTGGTTCAAATATGTGCCGACGGTGAGCCGTCCGTGGGATCATGCCGATTGGTCGGGCGAAATCGGACGCGCGGACGATATTCTTCGAAAATACGCTGATCACTGGGAGTTGGAGCCTAGTAATACGCTGGCTTACATCTGCGGACATCCCGAGATGATCGAGCACAGCAAGGCCATCCTGAAGCGGCGCGGATTTACCGATCGAGGCCATGTGAGGGAAGAAGTTTACTGGGTTCCGGCGCACAAATAA
- a CDS encoding TetR/AcrR family transcriptional regulator — protein MARETVVDSRQEILRTAARLFQQRGYDATSMNDVAAALKLSKGGLYHHFQSKDEILFEIMDHAMEITQERVLAPVRSIANPEERLRALIRLHMEVVLSPRDREITVMLHENHPLPPALRKRINQRKKEYVHFVESLIAEFQKDAQKKDAQKRESQKEPHRTRPAKAAVTPRAAAFALLGMINWIYQWYKPEGELQASNLIPQFTELLFGGILA, from the coding sequence ATGGCCCGCGAGACTGTGGTCGATTCCCGGCAGGAAATTCTGCGCACCGCTGCCCGCCTGTTTCAGCAGCGCGGCTATGACGCGACTTCCATGAACGATGTCGCCGCCGCGCTCAAGCTCAGCAAAGGCGGCCTCTATCACCACTTTCAGAGCAAGGACGAAATCCTGTTCGAGATCATGGACCACGCCATGGAGATCACCCAGGAGCGCGTTCTGGCTCCGGTGCGTAGCATCGCCAATCCCGAAGAGCGGCTGCGCGCCCTGATTCGCCTGCACATGGAAGTCGTGCTCAGCCCGCGCGACCGCGAGATCACGGTGATGCTGCACGAAAACCATCCCCTGCCGCCCGCCCTGCGCAAGCGCATCAATCAGCGCAAGAAAGAGTACGTCCACTTCGTCGAGAGCCTGATCGCCGAGTTTCAAAAAGACGCGCAAAAAAAAGACGCACAAAAAAGGGAGTCGCAAAAAGAGCCGCACCGCACGCGCCCGGCAAAAGCCGCCGTCACCCCGCGCGCCGCCGCCTTCGCCCTGCTCGGCATGATCAACTGGATTTATCAGTGGTATAAGCCCGAAGGCGAACTGCAAGCCAGCAATCTGATCCCGCAGTTCACCGAGCTTTTATTCGGCGGAATTCTGGCCTGA
- a CDS encoding DUF433 domain-containing protein — protein MLAAMRTIYDLRLPKIRRAVAHLSATSSFRHPLVEQPLYTDGADILLKEIDSILNISRGGQFAIPEIVGVHLQRIEYDKGKFKFYPFVRERRADEPKYIVINPSIGFGKPVIAGTGISTSVIASRFNARESVPDLAQEYGLEEKQIEEAIRWETRAVAA, from the coding sequence ATGCTCGCCGCCATGCGCACAATCTACGATCTGCGCCTCCCAAAAATCCGGCGCGCTGTGGCGCATCTTTCGGCGACATCGTCCTTTCGTCACCCCCTTGTTGAGCAACCTCTGTACACAGACGGGGCGGACATTCTTTTGAAAGAGATCGACAGCATCCTGAACATATCCCGCGGTGGTCAGTTCGCAATCCCGGAGATCGTGGGCGTTCATCTTCAACGAATTGAGTACGACAAAGGCAAGTTCAAGTTCTATCCGTTCGTTCGAGAACGAAGAGCTGACGAACCGAAATACATCGTTATTAATCCCTCTATTGGATTCGGCAAGCCTGTGATTGCTGGAACTGGCATTTCGACGTCAGTGATCGCGTCGCGATTCAACGCCCGGGAATCGGTCCCTGATCTCGCCCAGGAGTATGGCCTCGAAGAGAAACAAATCGAAGAGGCTATCCGATGGGAAACCAGAGCAGTTGCAGCTTGA
- a CDS encoding UvrD-helicase domain-containing protein has product MSFLDQLNPQQREAVETTEGPVLILAGAGSGKTRVITYRIAYLIEHKSVMPESILAMTFTNKAAAEMGERVEKLVGGLSIAKPVISTFHSFCVRMLRRDIEAMRILSSTPGQPPIGHTKNFVIYDESDQQAVVKSVMRRLGLDDKQLTPRTVLGRISWAKNHMLDPQELYLQSADPKTERIAHLYEEYRKELRKANALDFDDLLLEAVRLLKSAAQVREYYNRRFQYVLIDEYQDTNRPQYELMRMLAGDRHNVCAVGDEDQSIYSWRGADIRNILEFEQDFPEAKIIRLEQNYRSTQNILEAASSVVANNVRRKGKNLWTSRQGGTKIGYYEAPDGENEALFIADHIAKYLREAGRTENERGETPRAAVLYRTNSQSRLFEEAMRRYGMKYHVVGGFSFYERAEIKDMISYLKAIQNPDDSISLLRVINTPTRGIGKGTLDTLERLALETGLSLWGALGEAIRRQLLPQRALASLQSFQQLINDGRAMLAGTFEEGLQEGVARALSPVPADTITDSEDESQPEDATAFDPNEFENFSFDFGAADSEPPTTEGDSDVEAGRFHDSRRDAGATDGERPAEPEIGSVPDSFPAPTVSTADILKFLIDRTGYIKLLEEEDTPEAFSRIENLRELVNAAMDSRDRGETLDQFLDHAALVADADDYDARAQITLMSLHAAKGLEFPLVFLSGLEEGLFPHSRTMLVPEDIEEERRLCYVGMTRAMDQLILTRAVYRRRYGTDLPEASVPSRFLEEVPAPLLEELGTRRSSTAHVGTGAFARPAGRSPAYAESTHYSYEDEDQSTAWHSGDRAQAGRAAKPSAPAREYNSIENIAEFFASRGKKFSLPKTPVEEPTGKRGFRPGQKVRHPKYGEGTVYQREGEGEEAKITVQFPRFGLKKLVEKYAQLERA; this is encoded by the coding sequence TTGTCTTTCCTGGACCAACTGAATCCGCAGCAGCGCGAGGCCGTCGAAACTACCGAGGGGCCGGTGCTGATCCTCGCCGGCGCGGGCAGCGGCAAGACGCGTGTGATCACGTATCGCATCGCGTATCTGATCGAGCACAAGAGCGTGATGCCGGAGTCGATTCTGGCGATGACCTTTACCAACAAAGCGGCCGCGGAAATGGGAGAGCGCGTTGAAAAACTAGTGGGCGGGCTGAGTATAGCGAAGCCGGTCATTTCGACGTTTCATTCGTTTTGCGTGCGCATGCTGCGGCGCGATATTGAGGCGATGCGGATCCTTTCCTCGACGCCGGGGCAGCCGCCGATTGGGCACACGAAAAATTTTGTGATCTACGACGAGAGCGACCAGCAGGCCGTGGTTAAGAGTGTGATGCGGCGCCTGGGCCTCGACGACAAGCAACTCACGCCGCGCACCGTGCTGGGGCGCATTTCGTGGGCGAAGAATCACATGCTCGATCCGCAGGAACTTTACCTGCAATCGGCCGATCCCAAGACCGAGCGTATTGCACATTTGTATGAGGAGTATCGCAAGGAGTTACGCAAGGCGAACGCGCTCGATTTCGACGATCTGCTGCTGGAAGCCGTGCGGCTGCTGAAATCGGCGGCGCAGGTGCGTGAATATTACAATCGGCGCTTTCAATACGTGCTGATTGACGAGTATCAGGACACGAACCGTCCGCAGTACGAACTGATGCGCATGCTGGCCGGAGATCGGCACAATGTGTGCGCGGTGGGCGATGAAGATCAGTCGATTTATTCCTGGCGCGGCGCGGATATTCGCAACATTCTCGAATTCGAGCAGGACTTTCCCGAGGCTAAGATTATTCGGCTCGAACAGAACTACCGATCGACGCAGAATATTTTGGAGGCAGCGTCTTCGGTGGTGGCGAACAACGTTCGGCGCAAGGGCAAGAACCTGTGGACTTCGCGCCAAGGCGGCACAAAAATCGGCTATTACGAAGCGCCCGATGGGGAGAACGAGGCGCTGTTCATCGCAGATCACATCGCGAAATATCTGCGGGAAGCCGGTCGAACTGAAAACGAACGCGGCGAAACCCCGCGCGCGGCGGTGCTCTATCGCACGAATTCGCAGTCGCGATTGTTCGAAGAAGCCATGCGGCGTTACGGGATGAAATATCACGTGGTGGGGGGATTCTCTTTCTACGAGCGCGCCGAGATCAAAGACATGATCTCGTATCTGAAAGCGATCCAGAATCCCGACGACTCGATTTCGCTATTGCGCGTGATTAACACACCGACCCGCGGCATTGGCAAAGGGACGCTCGATACTCTGGAGCGGCTTGCGCTCGAAACGGGGCTGTCGCTGTGGGGCGCGCTTGGCGAGGCGATTCGAAGGCAATTGCTGCCGCAGCGGGCATTGGCCTCGCTGCAAAGTTTTCAGCAGTTGATCAACGACGGCCGCGCCATGCTGGCCGGAACATTCGAGGAAGGACTTCAAGAAGGTGTGGCGCGGGCGCTCTCGCCCGTGCCTGCCGACACTATCACGGACTCCGAAGACGAGTCGCAACCGGAAGACGCGACGGCTTTCGATCCCAATGAATTTGAGAATTTCTCATTTGATTTCGGCGCTGCGGATTCGGAACCTCCGACTACCGAGGGTGATTCAGACGTGGAGGCGGGACGCTTCCACGACAGCCGGCGGGACGCCGGCGCTACGGACGGCGAGCGGCCTGCCGAGCCCGAGATTGGATCGGTTCCCGATTCTTTTCCGGCCCCCACCGTCAGCACCGCCGACATCCTGAAATTTCTCATCGACCGCACTGGATATATCAAGCTGCTGGAAGAAGAGGATACGCCGGAAGCTTTCTCGCGGATTGAGAATCTGCGCGAATTGGTGAACGCCGCCATGGATTCGCGCGACCGCGGCGAAACTCTTGATCAGTTCCTTGACCATGCTGCTCTCGTGGCCGATGCGGACGATTACGACGCCCGCGCTCAGATCACACTGATGAGCCTGCACGCCGCCAAGGGACTGGAATTTCCGCTGGTCTTTCTCAGCGGCCTGGAAGAGGGACTGTTTCCGCATTCGCGCACCATGCTCGTTCCTGAAGACATTGAGGAAGAGCGCCGCCTCTGCTACGTGGGGATGACCCGCGCTATGGACCAACTGATCCTGACGCGCGCCGTCTATCGCCGCCGCTACGGCACCGATTTGCCAGAAGCCAGCGTTCCGTCGCGCTTTTTGGAGGAAGTCCCGGCTCCGCTGCTGGAAGAATTGGGAACGCGGCGGAGCAGCACGGCTCACGTGGGGACGGGCGCATTCGCCCGTCCGGCGGGACGCAGCCCCGCCTATGCGGAGAGCACGCACTACTCCTACGAAGACGAAGACCAGAGCACAGCGTGGCATTCGGGCGATCGCGCCCAGGCCGGCCGCGCCGCCAAGCCCTCGGCGCCAGCCCGGGAGTATAACTCCATCGAGAACATCGCCGAGTTCTTTGCCAGCCGCGGCAAGAAGTTTTCCTTGCCGAAAACGCCCGTCGAGGAACCCACCGGGAAGCGCGGATTCCGTCCCGGCCAGAAAGTTCGCCATCCCAAATATGGCGAGGGAACCGTTTACCAGCGCGAAGGAGAAGGCGAAGAAGCCAAGATTACGGTACAATTTCCTCGCTTCGGCTTGAAGAAGCTGGTGGAGAAGTACGCCCAGCTGGAACGGGCCTGA
- a CDS encoding amino acid permease, with product MAQPTATEPPAKPGEVIRTSENQLFCCKSIDKLISDSENPHSRLSKTLGPWSLTALGIGAIIGSGIFVLTGTAAAGEYFQAPSILHAQALDVIVNLLRTGHVAGALMHGRPPAGPSIAISFFLVAIACSFAGLCYAELASMIPIAGSAYTYSYATLGEIFAWIIGWDLILEYVVSNVAVAVGFAGYTKAQLAAFGLNLPDKWASPVWASGQWTGAYFNLPGFLIVFLLTLLLVRGIKESAGTNNIMVTIKIGAILTFLVVGGMLVKPANWSPFAPSGFGGIVTGGAIVFFTYIGFDSVSTAAEESRNPQKDLPFGIIMSLIICTLLYVGVAVVLLGMMKYTTFVSGAAAEAPVAYAMKYLGVHPFFRSVIVIGALTGMISSLLVFQYGQARIWYAMSRDGLLPKLFSAVHPKYKTPHWSTWIACFAVGIPAGLVDIGDAADLANIGTLFAFVLVSLGVILLRRKQPHRKRAFRVPFVPWFPLLSVLLCGGLMFGLTLITWLRFVIWLGLGLLIYVFYSRHRSEFAKK from the coding sequence TTGGCACAACCGACCGCTACCGAGCCTCCGGCAAAACCCGGAGAAGTGATTCGCACCTCCGAAAACCAACTGTTCTGCTGCAAGTCGATCGACAAGCTGATCTCGGACTCGGAGAATCCGCATAGCCGGCTCAGCAAGACTCTGGGGCCCTGGTCGCTAACGGCGCTCGGCATTGGTGCAATTATCGGCTCTGGGATCTTCGTACTTACCGGCACCGCGGCTGCCGGAGAGTATTTTCAGGCGCCGTCCATCCTGCACGCGCAGGCGCTCGACGTGATCGTAAATCTCCTGCGCACCGGCCACGTTGCCGGAGCTCTGATGCATGGACGGCCTCCGGCCGGGCCATCGATAGCCATTTCGTTTTTTCTGGTTGCGATTGCGTGCAGTTTCGCCGGCCTGTGCTACGCGGAGCTTGCGTCGATGATTCCTATCGCCGGGAGCGCCTACACCTACTCGTACGCAACGCTCGGCGAAATCTTTGCCTGGATCATTGGCTGGGATCTGATTCTTGAATACGTGGTCAGTAATGTTGCCGTGGCCGTGGGTTTTGCCGGCTATACGAAAGCTCAACTGGCGGCGTTCGGCCTCAACTTGCCGGACAAATGGGCCAGCCCCGTATGGGCTTCGGGCCAATGGACGGGCGCCTATTTCAACCTGCCTGGATTTCTTATTGTGTTTTTGCTCACGCTGCTGCTGGTGCGCGGCATAAAGGAATCGGCCGGGACCAATAACATTATGGTCACGATCAAGATTGGCGCAATCCTCACGTTCCTGGTGGTGGGGGGAATGCTGGTGAAGCCGGCGAACTGGAGTCCTTTTGCGCCCTCGGGCTTTGGTGGAATCGTGACCGGCGGGGCCATCGTTTTCTTTACCTACATCGGATTCGATTCTGTCTCGACCGCGGCGGAGGAGTCGCGCAATCCGCAAAAAGACTTGCCCTTCGGCATCATCATGTCCCTGATCATCTGCACTTTGCTGTACGTCGGGGTCGCCGTGGTGCTGCTTGGCATGATGAAGTACACCACGTTCGTTTCCGGAGCGGCCGCCGAAGCTCCCGTCGCCTACGCCATGAAGTATCTGGGGGTGCATCCCTTCTTTCGCTCGGTGATCGTCATCGGCGCGCTGACGGGCATGATTTCGTCGTTGCTGGTGTTTCAGTATGGGCAGGCCCGCATCTGGTACGCCATGTCCCGCGACGGCTTGTTGCCCAAGCTGTTCTCCGCCGTACACCCGAAATACAAAACGCCGCACTGGTCCACCTGGATCGCCTGCTTTGCCGTGGGCATTCCCGCCGGGCTCGTGGATATTGGCGATGCCGCGGATCTGGCTAATATTGGTACGCTATTCGCCTTCGTGCTGGTTTCGCTGGGAGTGATTTTGTTGCGACGCAAGCAGCCCCATCGAAAGCGCGCATTCCGCGTGCCTTTTGTGCCGTGGTTCCCGCTGCTGTCTGTGCTTTTATGCGGCGGGCTGATGTTCGGCCTGACGCTGATTACCTGGCTCCGCTTCGTGATTTGGCTCGGTCTCGGTCTTCTGATTTATGTCTTCTACAGCCGGCATCGCAGCGAGTTTGCGAAGAAGTAG
- a CDS encoding YncE family protein, protein MRMRFTRLLAIISVSISFSFAGIAWAAAASGYHVVTTYKIGGEGGWDYLTADANARRIYISRGTHVMVLDADSGKVVGDIADTQGVHGIALAPELGRGFTSNGREGTVSIFDLKSLATSSKVKVGDNPDAILYDPATKRVFTFNGRSQDSTAIDAASGKVLGTIKLDGKPEFAASDAKGEIFVNIEDKSELVAIDPNKLEVKSKWPLAPCEEPSGLSIDRKKRRLFVGCGNKMMAVVDADSGKVLATPPIGDGVDATAFDEGTGLAFASCGQDAVLTVVKEESAGKFSAENVPTQKGARTLALDAKTHNVFVVTAQFGPKPEPTADNPRARPPMLPDSFVVLVVGR, encoded by the coding sequence ATGCGAATGAGATTCACCCGGTTGCTAGCAATCATTAGCGTGTCAATCAGTTTTTCCTTTGCGGGAATAGCGTGGGCAGCGGCGGCTTCGGGATATCACGTAGTCACCACCTATAAAATCGGCGGCGAGGGCGGCTGGGATTATCTGACCGCCGATGCCAACGCGCGCCGCATTTACATCTCACGCGGAACGCACGTCATGGTGCTGGATGCGGATTCGGGCAAAGTTGTCGGCGACATCGCGGATACGCAAGGAGTACACGGCATCGCGTTGGCGCCGGAACTGGGCCGCGGTTTCACCAGCAACGGCCGCGAAGGCACGGTCAGCATTTTCGATCTGAAGTCCCTGGCGACCAGCAGCAAGGTAAAAGTAGGCGATAATCCCGACGCGATTCTCTACGATCCCGCGACCAAACGTGTCTTCACTTTCAACGGGCGCAGCCAGGATTCGACGGCGATTGACGCGGCCAGCGGAAAAGTTCTGGGAACGATCAAACTCGATGGTAAGCCGGAGTTCGCGGCCAGCGACGCCAAGGGCGAAATCTTCGTCAACATCGAAGACAAGAGCGAGTTGGTCGCGATCGATCCCAACAAGCTCGAAGTAAAATCGAAGTGGCCGCTCGCCCCGTGCGAGGAACCGAGCGGGTTGTCGATAGATCGCAAGAAGCGGCGCTTGTTCGTCGGCTGCGGCAATAAGATGATGGCTGTAGTCGACGCAGATAGCGGCAAAGTGTTAGCCACTCCGCCGATCGGCGATGGCGTCGACGCGACTGCGTTCGATGAAGGAACTGGTTTGGCCTTCGCTTCCTGCGGTCAGGACGCGGTGCTCACGGTGGTGAAAGAGGAATCTGCCGGCAAGTTCAGCGCCGAAAACGTTCCCACGCAAAAGGGAGCGCGAACCTTAGCGCTCGACGCCAAGACGCACAACGTATTCGTGGTGACAGCGCAGTTCGGTCCTAAACCCGAACCCACCGCCGACAATCCGCGCGCGCGGCCGCCGATGCTGCCAGACAGTTTCGTGGTGCTGGTGGTCGGAAGATAG
- a CDS encoding HEAT repeat domain-containing protein — translation MALFSKTFRGQVPAPKSVDPGLPDYGKLGPGSDIAVNTQTPDAVQRPANAIRFAPILAAAIGVLAAVLVAGIGSARAAWPKLAGIFLVSSPSPSSSPARDQPTAVKDARQLDRMKPQKQAEALLELAVGQQAGAAEQISSRVNRWQGKVKWDSQIATLTTAALNSSDLRVRESGIEVELAAYGLGKNSASLDYLLRTTESSDHARKIWALWALGLMANRGVQTERIVQELTAHLKDSDEDSRRWAVEGLALAGSGQTIAPLLKTMHDDPSALVRERAACSLAESGMFTLEQRQTAIPQLLNYSDDPALDAQTHDWAFQALSDITHQRLPRDSNAWRNWYDSTKGE, via the coding sequence ATGGCTTTATTCTCCAAAACTTTTCGAGGACAAGTTCCGGCGCCAAAATCCGTCGATCCTGGTTTGCCGGATTATGGAAAGCTGGGTCCCGGTTCGGATATCGCGGTAAACACTCAGACACCCGACGCGGTGCAGCGGCCGGCGAACGCGATTCGGTTCGCACCGATTCTTGCCGCGGCGATTGGAGTGCTTGCGGCGGTGCTGGTGGCCGGCATAGGAAGCGCCCGGGCCGCCTGGCCAAAATTGGCCGGAATTTTTTTGGTATCATCGCCATCGCCCTCCTCCTCGCCGGCTCGAGACCAACCCACGGCCGTCAAAGATGCGCGACAACTGGATCGCATGAAGCCGCAGAAGCAGGCCGAGGCGCTGCTTGAACTGGCGGTTGGCCAGCAGGCGGGCGCCGCGGAACAGATATCCTCTCGGGTGAACCGGTGGCAGGGAAAAGTGAAGTGGGATTCGCAAATCGCCACGCTCACGACCGCTGCGCTGAACTCCAGCGACCTGCGGGTGCGTGAATCGGGTATTGAAGTGGAACTCGCCGCCTATGGACTTGGCAAGAATTCCGCCAGCCTCGACTATTTGCTGCGGACCACGGAATCTTCCGATCATGCGCGCAAGATTTGGGCACTGTGGGCGCTTGGATTGATGGCGAATCGCGGAGTCCAGACGGAACGAATCGTTCAGGAGTTAACCGCGCACCTGAAGGATTCCGACGAAGATTCGCGACGCTGGGCCGTCGAAGGCCTTGCGCTGGCCGGCTCTGGGCAAACGATCGCGCCCCTATTGAAGACCATGCACGACGATCCTTCCGCGTTGGTGCGCGAGAGAGCGGCGTGCAGCCTGGCAGAATCGGGCATGTTTACCCTGGAGCAGCGCCAGACGGCAATCCCACAATTGCTAAACTACTCCGACGATCCGGCTCTCGATGCCCAAACTCACGATTGGGCTTTTCAAGCCCTCAGTGACATTACCCATCAGCGGCTACCCCGTGACTCAAACGCCTGGCGGAATTGGTACGATTCGACGAAGGGCGAGTAG